The proteins below come from a single Roseiconus lacunae genomic window:
- a CDS encoding low molecular weight phosphatase family protein, giving the protein MKRLIATMLMLSGLGAVVIAETTTAPSGERQRENTRLVEPVRPFVQRVTESFDSLPTGRQQLLDQIAKHIVATSNRDGHVQLNFICTHNSRRSQFGQVWCQIAAHHYEVPGVDAFSGGTETTACNIRTVRALRRSGLSVVATGEKANPVYLVQYADSVAPLKCFSKLYEDAGNASTPFIAMMCCSDADRICPVVSGSQGRFALHYEDPKVADRTPQENERYNERCFQIAQEMFYLMSQVAQMSR; this is encoded by the coding sequence ATGAAACGATTGATTGCGACTATGCTCATGCTTTCGGGATTGGGCGCCGTCGTCATTGCCGAAACGACCACTGCTCCGTCCGGGGAACGCCAGCGCGAGAACACGCGGCTTGTCGAACCGGTCCGGCCATTCGTTCAGCGAGTTACCGAATCGTTTGATTCTTTACCGACAGGCCGTCAGCAATTGCTCGACCAGATCGCAAAGCACATTGTTGCGACCAGCAACCGCGACGGCCATGTGCAGTTGAATTTTATCTGTACGCACAATTCACGACGCAGTCAATTCGGACAAGTGTGGTGTCAGATCGCGGCGCACCACTACGAAGTCCCTGGCGTCGACGCATTTTCCGGCGGTACAGAAACGACTGCGTGCAACATTCGCACCGTGCGAGCGCTGCGACGCTCAGGCCTCTCGGTCGTCGCGACCGGAGAGAAAGCCAACCCGGTTTATCTCGTTCAATATGCCGACTCGGTCGCACCCCTGAAGTGCTTTTCAAAGCTCTATGAGGATGCCGGCAATGCTTCGACGCCATTCATTGCGATGATGTGCTGTTCCGATGCTGATCGGATTTGTCCGGTTGTTTCTGGTAGCCAGGGACGGTTCGCGCTGCATTATGAAGATCCAAAAGTCGCCGACCGGACGCCGCAAGAGAATGAACGCTACAATGAGCGTTGTTTTCAGATCGCCCAAGAAATGTTTTATCTGATGTCTCAAGTCGCCCAGATGTCGCGGTAA
- a CDS encoding M48 family metalloprotease, which translates to MQLYYFLAVVISLSFGTLPQPGANPAIDLERSVAFSAAVVGIWWVMCFLCGRLVLNLVRQGEITVDTAFDWFGRQTTCLRWLSLAIIGLCLGGFGLGRCLDQLPVVSQSMTLHAIGLLLPTVAILLGLWSAEHRFAQRLGVARSGFRSTVAWLALMARSTIAWIVVPILLMLVLVDIASIIPLSPGTRIGLLILTMIAASVFVMPWLVRRAFPQTSIDEATSSWIHQVLQAAGLKRCKLIIWDTKQRSFNAMMAGFFGRFQIVFLTDRLVRDLSRPQLAMVILHEVAHARRKHALIRVLALAPAWLGGLAIQASVGVISPSDTLIQWAPMIGNTVSLAATVCILRQVSYFCEFDADSVACQLAPEVCWPESCVPASVEEAGRTLSSALVKVTDGCEGARRPSWLHPGVSQRIDAVLA; encoded by the coding sequence GTGCAGCTCTACTATTTTCTTGCCGTCGTCATCTCGCTTAGCTTTGGCACGCTTCCCCAACCGGGGGCAAATCCGGCGATCGATCTTGAACGTTCAGTCGCATTTTCCGCAGCCGTCGTCGGTATTTGGTGGGTGATGTGTTTTCTGTGTGGGCGGTTGGTCTTGAATTTGGTCCGGCAGGGCGAGATCACCGTCGACACCGCTTTTGATTGGTTTGGTCGGCAAACGACCTGTTTACGCTGGCTGTCGTTGGCGATCATCGGTCTGTGTTTAGGGGGATTTGGGCTAGGACGCTGCCTGGACCAACTGCCGGTGGTATCCCAGTCGATGACATTGCATGCGATTGGTCTGTTGTTGCCAACGGTGGCGATCTTGCTCGGCTTGTGGTCGGCCGAACATCGTTTCGCGCAACGTTTGGGTGTCGCCAGGTCGGGCTTTCGTTCAACCGTCGCTTGGCTTGCGCTGATGGCTCGCTCGACGATCGCGTGGATCGTCGTCCCGATTTTATTGATGTTGGTTCTCGTCGATATCGCGTCAATCATCCCGCTCAGTCCGGGCACTCGAATCGGGCTGCTGATCCTGACCATGATTGCGGCGTCCGTCTTTGTGATGCCATGGTTAGTCCGCCGTGCGTTTCCGCAGACATCGATCGACGAAGCAACTTCGAGTTGGATTCATCAGGTCCTTCAAGCGGCTGGTTTGAAACGCTGCAAGTTGATCATTTGGGATACGAAACAACGTAGTTTCAACGCCATGATGGCAGGGTTCTTCGGTCGGTTTCAAATCGTCTTTTTGACTGATCGACTGGTTCGTGATCTCAGCCGTCCGCAGCTCGCGATGGTGATCTTGCATGAAGTCGCGCATGCGAGACGCAAGCACGCGCTAATTCGAGTCTTGGCACTGGCCCCAGCTTGGCTGGGAGGCTTGGCGATTCAGGCCAGCGTTGGAGTGATTTCGCCAAGCGATACCCTGATCCAATGGGCTCCGATGATTGGCAACACGGTCAGTTTGGCGGCGACGGTGTGCATCTTGCGTCAAGTTAGCTATTTCTGTGAATTCGATGCCGATTCTGTCGCTTGCCAGCTAGCGCCGGAAGTTTGTTGGCCGGAATCTTGTGTTCCTGCGTCGGTCGAGGAAGCCGGGCGGACATTATCCTCTGCGCTGGTGAAAGTCACCGATGGCTGTGAAGGGGCCCGCCGCCCGAGTTGGTTGCACCCCGGAGTTTCGCAGCGAATTGATGCCGTCCTAGCGTAA
- the uvrA gene encoding excinuclease ABC subunit UvrA, which yields MSTTEIKVKGAREHNLRNVNLTLPRGELICFSGVSGSGKSSLAFDTLYAEGQRRYVESLSNYARQFMGQMPKPDVDLVSGLSPSISIAQKSTGNNPRSTVGTITEIYDFLRVLFARVGTPKCPKCDVEIAAQPADAITSRIIDCDPETDVWILAPLVRAKKGEFKDLFEDLRKQGFTRARVDGETIRLSDPPPLDRTRRHDVEVVVDRIGADQRDRGRIQEAVTQTLRLGDASVIVSLSEINSDSAAPPKQDLLYSSRYSCPSCGDSFRPPTPQLFSFNNPQGMCESCDGLGHLYTFIPEQIIPDDSKSIRHGAITLLGKWGDIGRYRRHIYKGFADAMDKALELEPGSMLQTKWRELSPEARKLWLWGSDSTYELTWRGGKRSRKYSGSFNGFIPELLDRYRTTNNKMQLRHLEKFMDTIDCVDCHGQRLNRQASATTITTKSKSFADRPERSLPDLCDLSIDRLYEFFTDLELTETDTKIAAEALKEIRTRIGFLLGVGLNYLTLSRTAPTLSGGESQRIRLAGQIGSGLVGVLYILDEPSIGLHARDNDRLIETLVRLRDAGNTLIVVEHDEDTMRASDRIIDFGPGPGVRGGKIVGMGSADELGDKPRSETGKYLSGKKSIAVPTRLRPTDHEQQLTIHGATFHNLKNVDVSIPLQTVTCVTGVSGSGKSSLIGGILEPALRNALNGAEAEVGEHDSISGLEHLDKTIAIDQSPIGRTPRSNPATYVKVFDEIRNLYAKMPEAKTRGYTASRFSFNVDGGRCAACDGNGATKLEMDFLADIWVTCPICAGRRYNRETLSVEFKGASIADVLEMDIAEALKLFKNVPKIAEKLQTLVDVGLEYLKLGQPSPTLSGGEAQRIKLSRELSKKETGRTLYVLDEPTTGLHFADIELLLKVIHGLADRGNTVVIVEHNLDVIKTSDHVIDLGPEGGEGGGKVIIAGRPQEVAECSESHTGASLAKTLGIRPAKKRKKRGSGKATVELAPPNEQAKTHLVVHAADQHNLKSVDVEIPRDAMTVFCGPSGSGKSSMAMDTIYAEGQRRYVESLSSYARQFIGQVQKPKVERIDGLSPAVALEQKNLGHSPRSTVGTVTEVYDYLRILMARLGTRYCPDCDVEVGTQTPDEITEKILAMPEGTRGLILAPIEVVAGEASKDTWQSLRSQGYARVRIDGQTMSLEDAPALDPRRRQTVEVVVDRVVINPDERSRISDSIEQGLSLGLGVISIAVADPERDEKHWDTITHSQHLVCSQCGRSFPTLTPHHFSFNSSVGWCTQCEGLGKQRGTNPAALLGSPRQSLAEGVAYLWPDVDESMSLWLLRALSRQTGVPIDVPYDELTATQKRILFHGLGKRWIEVTERDSDPDSTSNERLFRYQFKGFYPALEEASRLTPGLRGRLEQFVDEIDCSACHGSRLREESAACRFRGLTIADLVHMPLERLDVAVKTWKLDRREKKIAGELVREVSSRVRFLLDVGLDYLTLHRGAATLSGGEAQRIRLAAQLGSGLCGVLYVLDEPTIGLHPRDNLRLLSALHRLRDLGNTLLVVEHDRDVIAGSDYLCDFGPRAGRHGGRIVASGDPQALVPAEQSVTGGYLQGTKQIAVPPSRRPVYSKGGEPMVNFLSLYGASEHNLHDVDLKIPLGVMTAVTGPSGSGKSTLIEGTLYPILAKRLHRTREKPGRYDRLEGIRHIDKIIRVDQSPIGNTPSSNPATYTGVFDVIRGLFASIPEAAEQRFTVRTFSFNVSGGRCETCEGSGQRRIEMHFLPDVWVPCEECNARRYNDDVLAIKYHGKSIADVLEMPCGEAVELFASEPRIVRVLQTLCDVGLDYVTLGQSAPTLSGGEAQRVKLAAELARPGTGRTLYLLDEPTTGLHFDDIAKLLDVMQRLVDRGNTCVVIEHNLDVIKCADWVVDMGPGAGVSGGQIVFEGTPEQLAATAKGKKRANVSVTAPFLADALEAAKHAAPVSPNEPSMATSSDAAPDLSIEKEPPIDTAAPPQSEASGQASEPVSSRGKSNDVWQVLGRKWHSMPKGFENNRKPEWPLKLPDRLFDQIEKIAGPDRLKMAASNRVDVVDDNGQVCLSIRTRDLDAVRIISRQSIANLETDELVAAKIDVHDGHSETTLAINRLGQASKPALKRFLKQVLQ from the coding sequence ATGTCGACGACCGAAATCAAGGTCAAAGGTGCCCGCGAACACAACCTTCGAAACGTCAATCTGACGCTTCCTCGCGGCGAGCTGATTTGTTTCTCCGGAGTCTCTGGAAGCGGAAAGTCGTCGCTGGCTTTCGACACGCTTTATGCAGAAGGTCAACGGCGGTACGTCGAATCGCTGTCCAATTACGCACGTCAGTTTATGGGGCAGATGCCCAAACCTGACGTGGACTTGGTCAGTGGACTCAGCCCGTCGATTTCGATCGCACAGAAATCGACCGGCAACAATCCGCGGTCGACCGTCGGAACGATTACAGAGATCTACGACTTTTTGCGTGTACTGTTCGCACGCGTCGGCACACCAAAGTGCCCGAAGTGTGACGTCGAAATTGCGGCCCAGCCGGCCGATGCGATCACCTCGCGGATTATCGATTGCGATCCTGAAACCGATGTTTGGATCCTGGCTCCTTTGGTTCGAGCCAAAAAGGGTGAGTTCAAAGACCTCTTCGAAGATCTCCGTAAACAAGGATTCACACGAGCCCGAGTGGATGGAGAAACAATTCGCTTGTCGGACCCGCCGCCGCTTGACCGAACGCGTCGTCATGATGTCGAAGTGGTCGTCGATCGCATCGGGGCCGATCAGCGAGATCGCGGTCGGATTCAAGAAGCCGTTACCCAAACGCTTCGATTGGGCGATGCCTCCGTGATCGTTTCGCTGTCGGAAATCAATTCAGATTCGGCGGCACCACCCAAGCAGGATCTCCTTTACTCCTCACGCTACTCGTGCCCTTCGTGCGGCGACAGTTTTCGACCGCCTACGCCGCAACTGTTCTCGTTTAATAACCCACAGGGAATGTGTGAATCCTGCGACGGGTTGGGGCATCTTTACACATTCATCCCCGAGCAAATCATTCCCGACGACAGCAAGTCAATTCGTCACGGAGCGATCACGCTACTCGGAAAGTGGGGTGACATCGGACGATACCGACGTCACATCTACAAAGGCTTTGCCGATGCGATGGACAAGGCGTTGGAATTGGAACCGGGAAGCATGCTTCAAACCAAGTGGCGTGAGCTGTCTCCCGAAGCTCGAAAGTTGTGGCTATGGGGAAGCGATTCGACTTACGAATTGACTTGGCGTGGCGGAAAGCGTAGCCGAAAGTACAGCGGGTCTTTCAATGGCTTTATCCCCGAGTTGCTCGACCGTTACCGGACGACAAACAACAAGATGCAGCTTCGGCATCTGGAAAAGTTCATGGACACGATCGATTGTGTCGACTGCCATGGGCAACGATTAAATCGTCAGGCCAGTGCGACCACGATCACAACCAAAAGCAAGTCGTTCGCTGATCGCCCGGAACGATCGCTCCCAGACCTGTGTGATCTTTCGATCGATCGGCTCTACGAGTTCTTTACCGATTTGGAACTGACAGAGACGGACACGAAAATCGCCGCCGAAGCTTTGAAGGAGATCCGAACGCGGATCGGTTTCCTTCTAGGAGTCGGACTGAATTATCTGACGCTCTCCCGAACCGCGCCGACGCTCTCCGGTGGCGAATCGCAACGAATCCGACTTGCCGGACAGATTGGAAGCGGATTGGTCGGTGTGCTGTACATCCTGGACGAACCGTCGATCGGATTACACGCCCGCGACAACGATCGCCTAATCGAAACATTGGTCCGCTTGCGCGACGCCGGCAACACGCTGATTGTTGTCGAGCATGACGAAGATACGATGCGTGCTTCAGACCGGATCATCGATTTTGGCCCCGGCCCAGGTGTTCGCGGCGGGAAGATCGTCGGCATGGGGTCCGCCGATGAATTGGGCGATAAACCACGCAGTGAAACAGGCAAGTACTTATCGGGAAAGAAATCGATCGCGGTCCCGACACGACTACGCCCGACCGACCATGAGCAACAACTGACGATCCACGGGGCAACGTTCCACAACTTAAAAAACGTTGATGTCAGCATCCCGCTGCAAACAGTGACCTGTGTGACCGGGGTCTCCGGAAGCGGTAAAAGTTCGCTGATCGGTGGGATCCTTGAACCCGCGCTTCGGAACGCGCTCAATGGCGCCGAAGCCGAAGTCGGAGAACACGATTCGATCAGCGGGCTGGAGCATCTCGATAAGACGATCGCGATCGACCAATCACCGATCGGGCGGACCCCACGCAGCAACCCCGCAACCTATGTCAAAGTCTTTGACGAAATCAGAAACCTGTACGCGAAGATGCCGGAAGCCAAAACTCGTGGCTACACGGCAAGCCGTTTCAGTTTCAATGTCGACGGCGGACGCTGTGCCGCCTGTGACGGGAACGGCGCCACCAAGCTTGAAATGGACTTCTTGGCCGACATCTGGGTCACCTGTCCGATCTGCGCCGGGCGGCGATACAACCGCGAAACACTGTCGGTCGAATTCAAAGGTGCTTCGATCGCTGACGTCCTGGAAATGGACATCGCCGAAGCGTTAAAGCTGTTTAAGAACGTTCCTAAGATCGCAGAAAAATTGCAAACGTTGGTCGACGTCGGCTTGGAATATCTCAAGCTCGGCCAGCCTTCGCCGACGTTGTCCGGCGGCGAAGCACAACGCATCAAACTCTCTCGTGAGCTCAGCAAGAAAGAAACAGGTCGGACGCTGTATGTGCTTGACGAACCGACGACGGGACTGCACTTCGCCGATATCGAACTGCTGTTAAAAGTCATCCACGGGCTGGCCGATCGCGGTAACACCGTGGTCATCGTCGAACACAACTTGGACGTCATCAAAACCTCCGACCATGTAATCGATCTCGGCCCAGAAGGTGGCGAAGGCGGCGGAAAAGTCATCATCGCCGGACGGCCACAAGAGGTCGCCGAGTGTAGCGAAAGTCATACCGGCGCGTCGCTTGCCAAAACCCTAGGCATTCGCCCGGCAAAGAAACGCAAAAAACGCGGCAGCGGTAAAGCGACCGTCGAACTTGCCCCGCCAAACGAACAAGCCAAAACGCATCTGGTTGTTCACGCCGCCGACCAACACAACCTCAAGTCCGTCGACGTAGAGATTCCGCGCGATGCCATGACCGTTTTCTGTGGCCCGAGCGGTAGCGGCAAAAGCTCGATGGCGATGGATACAATTTATGCCGAAGGTCAACGGCGCTACGTCGAATCGCTGTCCTCGTACGCGAGGCAGTTTATCGGCCAAGTTCAAAAGCCCAAGGTGGAACGGATTGATGGCCTTTCACCTGCGGTCGCCCTCGAGCAAAAGAACCTCGGTCATTCGCCCCGCAGCACCGTCGGGACGGTCACCGAAGTCTACGATTACCTTCGTATCCTGATGGCACGCTTGGGAACTCGCTATTGCCCCGACTGTGACGTCGAAGTCGGAACTCAGACACCGGACGAGATCACCGAAAAAATCTTGGCGATGCCCGAAGGTACGCGTGGCTTGATCTTGGCGCCGATCGAAGTCGTCGCCGGGGAAGCGTCCAAAGACACATGGCAATCTCTTCGCAGCCAAGGCTATGCACGCGTCAGAATCGATGGCCAAACGATGTCTCTCGAAGATGCGCCCGCACTTGACCCACGTCGCCGGCAAACCGTGGAAGTGGTCGTCGACCGCGTCGTCATCAATCCCGACGAGCGATCACGAATCAGTGACAGTATCGAACAAGGGCTGTCGCTTGGGCTGGGAGTCATCTCGATCGCCGTTGCTGATCCCGAACGCGATGAAAAACACTGGGACACGATCACACACAGTCAACACTTGGTGTGCAGTCAGTGCGGCCGATCGTTTCCCACGCTGACGCCACATCACTTTTCCTTCAACAGTTCGGTCGGTTGGTGCACGCAGTGCGAAGGTTTAGGGAAACAACGTGGCACGAACCCCGCCGCACTGCTCGGGTCGCCACGCCAGTCGCTTGCCGAAGGTGTCGCCTACTTATGGCCCGATGTCGATGAATCGATGTCGTTGTGGCTGCTTCGCGCACTTTCACGCCAAACCGGCGTCCCAATCGATGTCCCCTATGATGAACTGACTGCGACGCAGAAACGCATTCTCTTCCACGGGTTGGGTAAACGTTGGATCGAAGTCACCGAACGCGATTCAGATCCTGATTCGACTTCCAACGAACGCTTGTTCCGTTATCAATTCAAAGGTTTCTATCCGGCGCTCGAAGAAGCCTCGCGACTGACGCCTGGCCTGCGCGGACGGTTGGAACAGTTTGTCGATGAAATTGATTGCAGTGCGTGTCATGGCTCACGACTGCGCGAAGAATCGGCCGCTTGTCGATTCCGCGGTTTGACGATCGCCGACTTGGTGCACATGCCACTGGAACGTTTGGATGTGGCGGTCAAAACCTGGAAACTCGACCGACGCGAAAAGAAAATCGCCGGCGAGCTGGTCCGCGAAGTCAGCTCGCGGGTTCGTTTTCTGCTCGATGTCGGACTCGATTACTTAACGCTGCATCGGGGAGCCGCGACGCTTTCCGGAGGCGAAGCCCAGCGGATTCGCCTTGCCGCGCAACTTGGCAGTGGCCTTTGCGGTGTCTTGTATGTGCTCGACGAACCGACGATTGGATTGCACCCCCGCGATAACTTGCGATTGTTGTCGGCACTGCATCGCTTGCGAGACCTTGGCAACACGTTGCTCGTCGTCGAACACGATCGAGACGTCATCGCCGGCAGTGACTACTTGTGTGACTTTGGCCCCCGCGCCGGGCGTCACGGCGGTCGCATCGTTGCCTCGGGAGATCCGCAGGCGCTGGTTCCTGCCGAACAATCTGTGACCGGTGGCTATCTCCAAGGCACCAAACAGATCGCCGTCCCCCCTTCACGACGTCCTGTCTATTCCAAGGGCGGCGAACCGATGGTTAATTTCTTAAGTCTGTACGGTGCGTCAGAACATAATTTGCACGACGTCGATCTAAAGATTCCGCTCGGCGTCATGACTGCGGTCACTGGGCCTAGTGGAAGCGGTAAAAGCACGCTGATCGAAGGCACGTTGTATCCGATTCTTGCGAAACGATTGCACCGCACCCGCGAAAAACCGGGACGGTACGACCGCCTCGAAGGAATCCGGCACATCGATAAAATCATCCGAGTCGACCAATCGCCGATTGGAAATACGCCGAGCAGTAACCCAGCAACCTACACCGGCGTCTTCGATGTGATCCGTGGGCTGTTCGCTTCGATTCCCGAAGCGGCCGAACAGCGATTCACCGTCCGAACGTTTAGCTTTAACGTCAGCGGAGGACGCTGCGAAACTTGCGAGGGTAGCGGGCAGCGTCGGATTGAGATGCACTTCCTGCCCGACGTATGGGTTCCATGCGAGGAATGTAATGCGCGTCGGTACAATGATGATGTCTTGGCGATCAAGTACCACGGGAAGTCGATTGCCGATGTCTTGGAGATGCCTTGTGGCGAAGCGGTAGAACTATTCGCGTCCGAGCCTCGGATCGTTCGTGTCCTGCAAACCCTCTGCGATGTCGGCCTCGACTATGTGACTCTCGGACAATCTGCCCCGACATTGTCCGGTGGTGAAGCGCAGCGCGTGAAACTTGCCGCCGAGCTAGCACGACCGGGCACCGGCCGAACTCTGTATCTGTTAGATGAGCCGACGACCGGATTACACTTCGATGACATCGCGAAACTACTCGATGTCATGCAGCGTCTGGTTGATCGAGGCAATACTTGTGTGGTGATCGAGCACAACTTGGACGTCATCAAATGCGCCGACTGGGTGGTCGACATGGGGCCGGGGGCGGGCGTATCGGGCGGACAGATCGTCTTCGAAGGTACACCCGAACAACTCGCCGCAACTGCGAAGGGAAAGAAACGGGCGAACGTGTCAGTCACAGCTCCCTTCCTCGCCGATGCCTTAGAAGCTGCGAAGCATGCCGCCCCGGTTTCACCAAACGAACCATCCATGGCGACGTCTTCTGATGCTGCCCCCGATCTTTCGATCGAGAAAGAACCGCCGATTGATACCGCTGCGCCCCCCCAATCCGAAGCGTCCGGCCAGGCGTCCGAGCCGGTAAGCTCGCGAGGAAAATCCAACGATGTTTGGCAAGTGCTCGGCCGTAAATGGCACTCGATGCCAAAAGGATTTGAAAACAACAGGAAACCGGAATGGCCATTGAAGTTACCCGATCGACTGTTTGACCAAATCGAAAAAATCGCTGGCCCCGATCGACTTAAGATGGCGGCCTCCAACCGAGTGGATGTCGTTGATGACAATGGCCAAGTTTGCTTGTCGATCCGAACTCGTGATCTTGATGCGGTCCGAATTATCTCGCGTCAATCGATCGCAAACCTCGAGACCGATGAACTCGTCGCCGCAAAAATCGATGTCCATGATGGCCACAGTGAAACGACCCTGGCGATCAATCGGCTTGGTCAAGCAAGCAAGCCGGCACTCAAACGTTTTCTAAAGCAAGTGCTACAGTGA
- the arfB gene encoding alternative ribosome rescue aminoacyl-tRNA hydrolase ArfB: protein MIVSSYLTLPAAEFTVTTARSSGPGGQNVNKVNSKVILHWEFEATEQISDEWKDRFRRKFSNRINRDGALVLQSDRHREQMQNLAEVRAKLVEMLTETRRPPRKRKPTKPTAGSRRRRKEAKIQQSQKKQQRRQKFD from the coding sequence TTGATTGTCAGTTCCTACTTAACGCTCCCTGCTGCCGAATTCACCGTCACGACGGCGCGAAGTAGCGGTCCGGGGGGGCAAAACGTGAACAAGGTAAATTCTAAGGTTATCTTGCATTGGGAATTTGAAGCGACGGAACAGATTTCCGATGAATGGAAGGATCGGTTTCGCCGCAAATTCTCGAACCGAATCAACCGTGACGGTGCCTTGGTCTTGCAGAGTGATCGCCATCGCGAGCAAATGCAAAACCTGGCGGAAGTCCGTGCAAAGCTGGTTGAAATGCTCACCGAAACCAGACGGCCGCCACGGAAACGAAAGCCGACCAAGCCAACCGCCGGAAGTCGCCGTCGCCGCAAAGAGGCGAAGATTCAACAAAGCCAAAAGAAACAACAACGCCGTCAGAAATTCGACTAG
- a CDS encoding SGNH/GDSL hydrolase family protein: MNDKTRRTKVRRIILLVIALITIPGAYAYIELVLARPIGEGPAGPAVDAADFKDVWTDRAVKVLGIGDSVTAGLGAKSPSHTFFNRILENPADEFPAMQGVCLSAVLPNLDHENHAISGSESDLHLEIIREEIPVEEQAYGIVLMTSGGNDLIHSYGRSAPRQCAMYGATLKQAAPWIDNFKIRLRTMFEEIDQKFPVGCEIYIGDIYDPTDGVGDAPSIFLPDWPDGLAIHARYNETIRSVAAERNNVFVVPLHATFLGHGSHCRQFWRSTYDREDPHYWFYSNIEDPNDRGYDAIRRTFLNTIVQHSRLKPRE, translated from the coding sequence ATGAACGACAAGACTCGACGTACGAAGGTTCGACGTATCATTTTGCTAGTGATCGCTTTGATCACGATTCCCGGTGCCTACGCCTACATCGAACTTGTGCTCGCCCGTCCGATCGGTGAAGGTCCGGCCGGTCCCGCCGTCGATGCGGCAGATTTTAAGGACGTCTGGACTGATCGCGCGGTCAAGGTCCTTGGAATCGGTGACAGTGTGACCGCAGGACTGGGAGCGAAGAGCCCCAGCCATACGTTTTTCAACCGTATCCTCGAGAATCCTGCGGATGAATTCCCTGCGATGCAAGGCGTATGTCTTTCGGCGGTACTGCCGAACCTCGACCATGAGAATCATGCAATTTCTGGTTCGGAGTCCGACCTCCATCTTGAGATCATCCGGGAAGAAATCCCGGTCGAAGAACAAGCCTACGGAATCGTCCTAATGACCTCAGGCGGTAACGACCTGATTCACAGTTACGGCCGAAGCGCTCCTCGCCAATGCGCGATGTACGGTGCCACACTGAAACAAGCCGCGCCATGGATTGACAACTTTAAGATCCGATTGCGCACCATGTTCGAAGAGATCGACCAGAAGTTTCCGGTCGGATGCGAGATCTACATCGGCGACATCTATGATCCGACCGATGGCGTAGGCGATGCACCGAGTATCTTTCTTCCCGACTGGCCCGACGGGCTGGCGATCCACGCCCGATACAACGAGACGATCCGTTCGGTCGCTGCCGAACGAAACAACGTTTTTGTCGTCCCGTTGCATGCAACCTTTCTCGGGCACGGTTCACATTGCCGGCAATTCTGGCGTTCGACCTATGATCGCGAAGACCCGCACTACTGGTTTTACAGCAATATCGAAGACCCAAACGATCGTGGCTATGACGCGATTCGCCGCACATTTCTAAACACGATCGTCCAACATTCACGCCTGAAGCCAAGAGAGTAA
- a CDS encoding dihydrodipicolinate synthase family protein produces MLNSEFDAAHLRESVFAVPPLARNAEGEVCSEENRKIIRFLEDGGVRSLLYGGNALFYHIRLSEFASTLQMLAENSGDQTTVVPSIGPAYGLACDQVDVLREYPFSTAMLLPSRDIVDQHGCASGVRRLAERLGKPLVLYLKFDQWLDPKLVASLEKDGVISWIKYAVVLDDPSDDPYLKSLIDVFPTERMVSGIGEQPAIVHLRDFGVTGFTSGCVCVAPKRSMEMMHAIHAGEFETAEQIRQWFLPLEDLRNEYSPIRVLHHAVAEAGIAQTGPMLPLVSDLDESIVQKIRGAVTAMKS; encoded by the coding sequence ATGTTGAACTCAGAATTTGATGCCGCGCATTTGCGTGAAAGTGTTTTTGCCGTACCACCACTGGCTCGAAATGCTGAAGGTGAGGTTTGCTCAGAAGAGAACCGCAAAATCATTCGTTTTCTAGAAGACGGTGGTGTGCGATCGTTGCTCTACGGTGGCAACGCGCTCTTCTATCACATTCGGCTAAGTGAATTCGCGTCAACGCTTCAAATGCTTGCCGAAAACTCCGGCGACCAGACCACCGTCGTCCCTTCGATCGGTCCGGCCTATGGTCTGGCGTGTGACCAGGTCGACGTGCTTCGTGAGTACCCGTTCTCGACGGCGATGTTGTTGCCGTCGCGCGACATTGTCGATCAACATGGGTGTGCGAGTGGTGTGCGTCGATTGGCCGAACGACTCGGCAAGCCTTTGGTGTTGTATTTGAAATTCGATCAATGGCTTGACCCAAAGTTGGTCGCATCCCTCGAAAAAGATGGCGTGATTTCATGGATCAAGTACGCCGTCGTGCTCGACGATCCGTCGGATGATCCCTATTTGAAATCGCTGATCGATGTCTTTCCGACCGAACGCATGGTCAGCGGAATCGGCGAACAGCCGGCGATCGTTCACCTGCGCGATTTTGGTGTGACCGGATTTACCAGCGGCTGTGTTTGTGTTGCTCCGAAGCGAAGTATGGAGATGATGCATGCGATTCATGCCGGCGAATTCGAAACGGCCGAACAGATTCGACAATGGTTTTTGCCGCTAGAAGACCTGCGAAACGAGTACAGCCCTATTCGTGTGTTGCATCACGCGGTAGCCGAGGCGGGCATCGCCCAAACTGGGCCAATGCTTCCGCTGGTCAGCGATTTGGATGAATCAATTGTTCAGAAAATTCGTGGCGCCGTGACAGCGATGAAATCCTGA